The genomic interval TTGGGAAGTCGTTTTCATCGCGAACAACGGTCGAGCTTGGCTACTTTTTCTATTATTTCAAGGAGGGGCTACAAATTTTAGAACCATATAAGCCTTTTGGATATACCGCCCCCAGTGGTACTTTGCCAGGCCAGCCTATCGACAAACGAAATGGGAACCGGAATTCCTTTAATCAGCCCCAAAAGCTTTTTGGCACCCCCCAAATAAAAATTACTTTTGGCGGACTGTGGTAATAGTAGTTTTTGAACGTCCTATTCAGACGTTTTTATGATCTTAATTCAAACTTCCTGAATTCTTTCTATAATTCCCCTTTCTTTTCTCTTTATCGGTAAACGAAATCCTTGTACCTTTATCAAAATTCTACCTTATAAATACAAGGATTTATCATGAGTTTTATTGACGAAATTATTGGAAGACAAATTATTGATTCCCGGGGTAATCCCACCGTCGAGGTTGATGTGATTTTAGAAAATGACATGATGGGTCGCGCTGCAGTTCCATCCGGTGCTTCAACCGGAGAATTTGAAGCTGTTGAGCTGCGCGATACTGAATCCGATGCATTTCTGGGAAGAGGGGTAACAAAAGCTGTAGAAAATATAAATAATATTATTAATGACAGCCTGTGTGGAATGGAAGTTGTCGGACAGGTAGAAATTGATAATCAACTATTAGAGATTGACGGCACTACAAATAAAAGTAATCTGGGGGCTAATGCCATGCTTGGGGTATCACTTGCTGCTGCCGATGCCGCATCTAATATGTTGAATATACCGCTTTGGCGATATGTAGGCGGTGTTAATGCTAAAGTATTGCCAGTGCCGATGATGAATATTATCAATGGAGGGTCACATGCAGATAATAATGTGGACCTGCAGGAATTTATGATTATGCCCGCCGGTGCGAAAACATTTAGTGAAGCAATAAGAATTGGAGCAGAGGTATTCCATCATCTCAAAAAGGTACTCAGTGACAAAAATTATAGTACCGCAGTTGGTGACGAAGGTGGTTTTGCACCAGATCTTAACTCTAATGAAGAAGCTGTAGAAGTTATTCTAGAAGCTATTGAAAAGGCAGGGTATGAACCCGGTGCTGATGTGGTGCTTGCACTTGATCCGGCAACAGCAGAATTCTATGATGCGAAAGAGGAGGTTTACGAGTTTCGCTGGAGTGATGGCAGTAAACGATCCAGTGATGAAATGGTTGACTTTTGGAGCAATTGGGTCGAGAAATATCCTATCCTTTCTATTGAGGATGCCCTGGATGAAAATGACTGGCAAGGATGGAAAAAATTAACGGATACTCTTTCTGATCGTGTTCAGTTGGTTGGGGATGATTTGTTTGTAACAAATACCGAACGCTTAGCCAGAGGGGTTCAAAAAGGAGTAGCTAATTCTATTCTCATCAAAGTAAACCAAATAGGAACGTTGACTGAGACGCTGGACGCCATCGAGATGGCACATAAAAATGATTATACTGCTGTCGTTTCACACCGTTCCGGTGAAACGGAAGATACAACCATTGCCGACTTAGCGGTGGCCACTAATGCCGGACAAATTAAAACCGGATCAATGAGTCGTACAGATCGAACGGCAAAATATAATCAACTGCTGCGTATCGAAGAGCAGCTGGGAGATCACGCTATTTATATGGGACATGACGCCTTTGGATTTTAATTTGGCTATTGCAATCATTATTACATGCAAAATACGAACCTCAAGCTACAAAACTTTCGGAATCACATAGAGACTACTGTAGAATGGGCACCGCACATGAATGTGATTATTGGTCAGAACGGGGCGGGTAAAACCAATCTCATAGATGCACTGCACTACTTGTGCATGAGTCGAAGTTTTGTATCAAGCAGTGATCGGTATGTGGTCAATAAGGATGCCTCTTTTTTTATGATTAAAGGGCATTTTAAAGGAAGAATTCGTTCAAGTTTTGATGTCGGCTGTTCCTATTCGCGTGGGAAGGGAAAAAAGATTTTTGTGAACGAAAGTCCGCTGGATCGCCTTTCTGACTTAATTGGCATGGTGCCGGTGGTAGTACTTTCGCCAGCAGACAAAAAGCTTACCAGTGAGGGACCTAAACAGCGTCGTTCGTTTATAGACTCATTTATCAGTCAGATATCACCTGGTTATCTGCAAGATTTGCTCGATTTTCGCAAGGCGCGTAAACAGCGTAACAAATTACTTAAAGAGTTTCGGGGCAGCCGAGAAGTCCTTCAGGCCTACCTGGAGCCGTGGAATGTACAGCTGGCCGAATATGGTTCACGGATTGTTGCCAAACGGACAGAAGTGCTGAATGTCTTTCAGAGTTATTTAGCGAGTGAATATGAGGAAATTTCCGGGATGTGTCATAAACCGGATCTCGAATATCAAACATTCTGTGAGCCAAGTGAAGATGAAGAACTTATTCGAGAGCGGTATATGGCGACTCTTGATGAAGAGGAAGATCATGAAATTGAGCGAGAGGTAACACTGATAGGTCCACATCGCGATGAGATTGTATTTTATTTGGATGATTTTGAGCTTCGTAATTTTGGGTCTCAGGGACAGCACCGGTTATTTGCTTTAGCTTTAAAACTGGCCCAGCTTTTGTATTTTTCTGATGAACTTGATGATTTACCTATTTTTCTGCTGGATGACGTCTTTGGTGATCTGGATGCACAGCGGACCGAAGTTCTGTTAAATGCACTGATTGATCATGCAGGACAAACTTTTGTTACTGCTGCAAACCCTATTCCGTTTGATAATTATTTAACATTTGATGGCAAAAAAAATCGTAAGTTTGAAGTAGAAGATGGAAATATAACACTCATTAATTAAGATAATCTGATTTGGGAAGATTTCGATCAAATAGCCCAAAACCACTGAAGGATGCTCTGAAGGAGTTTTTGGATAACTATCCCCATCGCAAGCGTATGAAGCGGGGAATGATTTTATCGTTGTGGAATGAAACGGTGGGAAAGCGTATTGCGGAACAAACAGAAAACGTTCATTTTGAGCATGGGAATTTAGTTGTTCATGTTAAAAATCCTGCATGGCGTCAAGAAATCCATATGAAGCGGTTTAGCATTGCCAAACGATTAAATGAGAAGGTTGAAGAGAAAATTATTAAAGAAATAGTTGTGCGTTCATAGTGACTATTGGCGTCTGTAAATATTACAGCAAAATGAGTCTATTAAGATAAACAGTACTATGTCAGTT from Fodinibius salinus carries:
- the eno gene encoding phosphopyruvate hydratase; this encodes MSFIDEIIGRQIIDSRGNPTVEVDVILENDMMGRAAVPSGASTGEFEAVELRDTESDAFLGRGVTKAVENINNIINDSLCGMEVVGQVEIDNQLLEIDGTTNKSNLGANAMLGVSLAAADAASNMLNIPLWRYVGGVNAKVLPVPMMNIINGGSHADNNVDLQEFMIMPAGAKTFSEAIRIGAEVFHHLKKVLSDKNYSTAVGDEGGFAPDLNSNEEAVEVILEAIEKAGYEPGADVVLALDPATAEFYDAKEEVYEFRWSDGSKRSSDEMVDFWSNWVEKYPILSIEDALDENDWQGWKKLTDTLSDRVQLVGDDLFVTNTERLARGVQKGVANSILIKVNQIGTLTETLDAIEMAHKNDYTAVVSHRSGETEDTTIADLAVATNAGQIKTGSMSRTDRTAKYNQLLRIEEQLGDHAIYMGHDAFGF
- the recF gene encoding DNA replication/repair protein RecF (All proteins in this family for which functions are known are DNA-binding proteins that assist the filamentation of RecA onto DNA for the initiation of recombination or recombinational repair.); translation: MQNTNLKLQNFRNHIETTVEWAPHMNVIIGQNGAGKTNLIDALHYLCMSRSFVSSSDRYVVNKDASFFMIKGHFKGRIRSSFDVGCSYSRGKGKKIFVNESPLDRLSDLIGMVPVVVLSPADKKLTSEGPKQRRSFIDSFISQISPGYLQDLLDFRKARKQRNKLLKEFRGSREVLQAYLEPWNVQLAEYGSRIVAKRTEVLNVFQSYLASEYEEISGMCHKPDLEYQTFCEPSEDEELIRERYMATLDEEEDHEIEREVTLIGPHRDEIVFYLDDFELRNFGSQGQHRLFALALKLAQLLYFSDELDDLPIFLLDDVFGDLDAQRTEVLLNALIDHAGQTFVTAANPIPFDNYLTFDGKKNRKFEVEDGNITLIN
- a CDS encoding DUF721 domain-containing protein encodes the protein MGRFRSNSPKPLKDALKEFLDNYPHRKRMKRGMILSLWNETVGKRIAEQTENVHFEHGNLVVHVKNPAWRQEIHMKRFSIAKRLNEKVEEKIIKEIVVRS